A single window of Cololabis saira isolate AMF1-May2022 chromosome 24, fColSai1.1, whole genome shotgun sequence DNA harbors:
- the LOC133425002 gene encoding traf2 and NCK-interacting protein kinase-like isoform X3 has translation MANDSPAKSLVDIDLASLRDPAGIFELVEVVGNGTYGQVYKGRHVKTGQLAAIKVMDVTEDEEEEIKLEINMLKKYSHHRNIATYYGAFIKKSPPGHDDQLWLVMEFCGAGSITDLVKNTKGNQLKEDWIAYISREILRGLAHLHAHHVIHRDIKGQNVLLTENAEVKLVDFGVSAQLDRTVGRRNTFIGTPYWMAPEVIACDENPDATYDYRSDLWSCGITAIEMAEGAPPLCDMHPMRALFLIPRNPPPRLKSKKWSKKFFSFIEGCLVKNYTQRPPTEQLLKHPFIRDQPNERQVRIQLKDHIDRTKKKRGEKDETEYEYSGSEDEEEDPPEQEGEPSSIVNVPGESTLRRDFIRLQQENKERSEALRHQQLLQEQQLREQEEYKRQLLAERQKRIEQQKEQRRRLEEQQRREREMRRQQEREQRRREQEEKRRMEEMDRRRKEEEERRRAEDEKRRNDREQEYIRRQLEEEQRHLEKLQEQLLREQAMLLADERYRKNIQGSPQIAPPNKQPPLPPRSSEPYPNGGPSEASAMHRPMEPQVQWSHLAALKSSNSAAPSPPPPVVSRSQSFSESGGVTSNFVQLHLRSQDPHHPHHPSPARTDSQPQPPHHHPQAQNRLEHQTSIEEVPPKVPVRTTSRSPVMSRRESPLPSQPSGQRSAGGIVDQRPLWDRVEKLQSRPGSGSSSGSSNSNSQASPGDRFRPRSSSKSEGSPLQRPENLPKKQDEKSRPTRPADLTALAKELRAVDDVPRPHKVTDYSSSSDDSGTTDEEDDEEVDQEPGDDSTSGAEDSRAGRLSNGETESVKTMLVEDSESDQAITPSKDGTLVIRQSTADIKRLVNLSPPSSSSPGSGYGHGLPEKNGFAGRIHHLPDLIQQSHHSPSSSTAILSSSFSSSFPSSSSQASPAMSPQIPLEELTAIESQSESNSMSKHKSSSSFTPFIDPRLLQISPSGSSSLNNMAGFGQEGRLADPLRADPSRKGSVVNVNPVNTRPPSDTPEIRKYKKRFNSEILCAALWGVNLLVGTESGLMLLDRSGQGKVYPLISRRRIQQMDVLEGLNVLVTISGKKNKLRVYYLSWLRNKILHNDPEVEKKQGWVNVGDLEGCVHYKVVKYERIKFLVLALKNAVEVYAWAPKPYHKFMAFKSFGDLVHKPLLVDLTVEEGQRLKVIYGSCSGFHAVDVDSGAVYDIYLPTHIQTHIQCHAIIILPNTDGIELLVCYEDEGVYVNTYGRITKDVVLQWGEMPTSVAYIRSNQIMGWGEKAIEIRSVETGHLDGVFMHKRAQRLKFLCERNDKVFFASVRQGGASQVYFMTLGRTSLMSW, from the exons gatgaagaggaggaaatTAAACTGGAGATCAATATGCTGAAGAAGTATTCCCACCACAGAAACATAGCCACCTACTACGGTGCTTTCATTAAGAAGAGCCCCCCGGGACATGATGACCAGCTCTGG TTGGTGATGGAGTTCTGCGGAGCTGGTTCCATCACAGATCTGGTGAAGAACACCAAGGGGAACCAGCTGAAGGAGGACTGGATCGCTTACATCTCCCGAGAGATTCTTCGA GGTCTCGCCCACTTGCACGCCCACCACGTCATCCACCGCGACATTAAAGGCCAGAACGTCCTGCTGACCGAGAACGCTGAAGTTAAACTGG TGGACTTTGGCGTGAGTGCCCAGCTGGATCGGACAGTGGGGAGGAGGAACACCTTCATCGGGACTCCGTATTGGATGGCTCCGGAGGTCATTGCTTGTGACGAGAACCCCGACGCTACTTATGATTACAGA AGTGATCTCTGGTCTTGTGGCATCACCGCGATCGAAATGGCAGAGGGAGCCCCAC CACTTTGTGACATGCACCCCATGCGTGCGCTGTTCCTTATTCCAAGAAACCCTCCTCCTAGACTCAAATCAAAAAAATG GTCCAAAAAGTTCTTTAGTTTCATCGAGGGCTGCCTGGTGAAGAACTACACGCAGCGACCCCCGACGGAGCAGCTGCTCAAGCATCCCTTCATCCGAGACCAGCCCAACGAGAGGCAAGTTCGGATACAGCTCAAGGACCACATCGACCGGACCAAGAAGAAGAGGGGCGAGAAGG ATGAGACAGAGTACGAATACAGCGGCagcgaggatgaggaggaggatccCCCAGAGCAGGAAGGAGAGCCGAG CTCCATCGTCAATGTGCCGGGCGAGTCGACTCTGCGCCGTGACTTCATCCGCCTCCAGCAGGAGAACAAGGAGCGGTCGGAGGCGCTGCGtcaccagcagctcctgcaggagcagcagctccgGGAGCAGGAGGAGTACAAGCGGCAGCTACTGGCCGAGAGGCAGAAACGCATCGAGCAACAGAAGGAGCAAAGGAGGCGGCTGGAGGAG CAACAGAGACGTGAACGTGAAATGAGGAGACAACAAGAGCGCGAGCAGCGCCGCCGCGAGCAGGAGGAGAAGAGGCGTATGGAGGAGATGGATCGTAGACGTAAAGAAGAGGAGGAACGTAGGCGTGCCGAGGATGAGAAGAGAAGGAACGACCGTGAGCAG GAATACATCCGACgccagctggaggaggagcagcgACACCTTGAGAAACTGCAGGAGCAGCTGCTGCGTGAACAAGCCATGCTGCTG GCGGACGAGCGCTACCGTAAGAACATTCAGGGCTCCCCCCAGATTGCCCCTCCTAACAAGCAGCCCCCTCTGCCTCCCCGCTCCTCTGAACCGTACCCCAACGGCGGCCCCTCCGAGGCCTCCGCCATGCACCGGCCCATGGAACCCCAG GTCCAGTGGTCACACCTGGCCGCTCTAAAGAGCAGCAACAGCGCcgccccctctcctcctccgcccGTCGTCTCCCGTTCCCAGTCCTTCAGCGAGTCCGGCGGTGTGACCTCTAACTTTGTACAGCTCCACCTGCGTTCCCAGGACccccaccatcctcaccacccaTCGCCCGCACGCACTGACTCCCAACCCCAACCTCCCCACCACCACCCTCAGGCCCAGAATAGGCTGGAACACCAGACCAGCATTGAGGAGGTTCCTCCCAAG GTACCAGTGAGGACAACATCCAGGTCTCCTGTGATGTCACGACGGGAGTCGCCCCTGCCTTCACAGCCCAGCGGCCAGAGGAGCGCTGGCGG CATCGTGGATCAGCGCCCCTTGTGGGACCGAGTGGAGAAGCTGCAGTCTCGGCCCGGCAGCGGCAGCTCGTCCGGCTCCTCCAACTCCAACTCTCAGGCCAGCCCCGGCGACCGCTTCAGGCCACGCT cttCATCTAAATCTGAAGGATCACCTCTTCAGCGGCCTGAAAACCTCCCGAAAAAACAAGATGAGAAGTCCAGGCCGACGCGACCAGCT GACCTGACGGCTCTGGCCAAGGAGCTGCGAGCGGTGGACGACGTGCCACGACCCCACAAGGTGACGGACTACTCCTCCTCGAGCGACGACTCGGGCACCACGGACGAGGAGGACGACGAAGAGGTGGACCAGGAGCCGGGAGACGACTCCACCTCCGGAGCTGAGGACTCCAGAGCCGG GAGGCTGAGTAATGGAGAGACAGAATCTGTTAAGACCATGCTGGTGGAAGACTCGGAGAGCGACCAGGCCATTACACCCTCCAAGGATGGCACTCTGGTCATCAGACAG AGCACAGCTGACATAAAGCGGTTGGTCAATCTCTCgcctccctcctcttcctcgccCGGTTCTGGTTACGGCCACGGCCTACCAGAGAAAAACGGCTTTGCCGGCCGCATACACCACCTGCCCGACCTTATCCAGCAGAGCCATCACTCCCCTTCCTCTTCCACAGCCATcctttcctcctccttctcttcctcctttccCTCATCATCTAGCCAGGCCAGTCCTGCCATGTCCCCACAGATCCCTTTGGAAGAGCTCACTGCCATAGAG TCGCAGTCGGAGAGCAACTCCATGTCCAAACACAAGTCTTCCTCTTCGTTCACTCCCTTCATCGACCCACGCCTCCTCCAGATATCTCCATCCGGCAGCAGCTCCCTCAACAACATGG CAGGATTCGGACAAGAAGGGCGGCTCGCAGACCCACTCAGGGCCGACCCGTCCCGCAAAGGCTCCGTGGTCAACGTCAACCCGGTCAACACTCGTCCGCCGAGCGACACTCCAGAGATTCGCAAGTACAAGAAGAGGTTCAACTCTGAGATCCTGTGCGCAGCTCTGTGGG GAGTGAACCTGCTGGTGGGGACTGAGAGCGGGCTGATGCTGTTGGACCGGAGCGGCCAGGGGAAGGTTTACCCCCTCATCAGCCGACGGCGCATCCAGCAGATGGACGTCCTGGAGGGACTCAACGTCCTGGTCACCATATCAG GTAAAAAGAACAAGTTGAGGGTATATTACCTGTCGTGGCTTCGAAACAAGATTTTGCACAACGACCCTGAAGTGGAGAAGAAGCAGGGCTGGGTCAACGTGGGCGACCTGGAGGGATGCGTCCACTACAAAGTTG TGAAGTACGAGAGGATTAAGTTCTTGGTTCTGGCCTTGAAGAACGCTGTGGAGGTGTACGCGTGGGCTCCCAAGCCCTACCACAAGTTCATGGCCTTCAAG TCTTTCGGTGATCTGGTGCACAAGCCGCTGCTGGTGGACCTGACCGTGGAGGAAGGCCAGAGGTTAAAGGTGATCTATGGTTCCTGCTCGGGCTTCCACGCCGTGGATGTGGACTCCGGTGCCGTCTACGACATCTACTTACCCACACAT ATCCAGACCCACATTCAGTGCCACGCCATCATCATCCTGCCCAACACGGACGGCATCGAGCTGCTGGTGTGTTACGAGGACGAGGGCGTCTACGTCAACACCTACGGGCGCATCACCAAGGACGTGGTGCTGCAGTGGGGGGAAATGCCGACTTCAGTGG CCTACATTAGGTCAAACCAGATAATGGGCTGGGGTGAGAAGGCCATAGAGATCCGCTCCGTGGAGACGGGCCACCTGGACGGTGTCTTCATGCACAAGAGGGCCCAGAGACTCAAATTCCTCTGCGAGAGGAACGACAAG GTCTTCTTCGCCTCTGTGCGTCAAGGAGGGGCCAGCCAAGTCTATTTTATGACCCTGGGCCGCACCTCCCTCATGAGCTGGTAG
- the LOC133425002 gene encoding mitogen-activated protein kinase kinase kinase kinase 4-like isoform X4 — MANDSPAKSLVDIDLASLRDPAGIFELVEVVGNGTYGQVYKGRHVKTGQLAAIKVMDVTEDEEEEIKLEINMLKKYSHHRNIATYYGAFIKKSPPGHDDQLWLVMEFCGAGSITDLVKNTKGNQLKEDWIAYISREILRGLAHLHAHHVIHRDIKGQNVLLTENAEVKLVDFGVSAQLDRTVGRRNTFIGTPYWMAPEVIACDENPDATYDYRSDLWSCGITAIEMAEGAPPLCDMHPMRALFLIPRNPPPRLKSKKWSKKFFSFIEGCLVKNYTQRPPTEQLLKHPFIRDQPNERQVRIQLKDHIDRTKKKRGEKDETEYEYSGSEDEEEDPPEQEGEPSSIVNVPGESTLRRDFIRLQQENKERSEALRHQQLLQEQQLREQEEYKRQLLAERQKRIEQQKEQRRRLEEQQRREREMRRQQEREQRRREQEEKRRMEEMDRRRKEEEERRRAEDEKRRNDREQEYIRRQLEEEQRHLEKLQEQLLREQAMLLADERYRKNIQGSPQIAPPNKQPPLPPRSSEPYPNGGPSEASAMHRPMEPQVQWSHLAALKSSNSAAPSPPPPVVSRSQSFSESGGVTSNFVQLHLRSQDPHHPHHPSPARTDSQPQPPHHHPQAQNRLEHQTSIEEVPPKVPVRTTSRSPVMSRRESPLPSQPSGQRSAGGIVDQRPLWDRVEKLQSRPGSGSSSGSSNSNSQASPGDRFRPRCESPASSKSEGSPLQRPENLPKKQDEKSRPTRPADLTALAKELRAVDDVPRPHKVTDYSSSSDDSGTTDEEDDEEVDQEPGDDSTSGAEDSRAGRLSNGETESVKTMLVEDSESDQAITPSKDGTLVIRQSQSESNSMSKHKSSSSFTPFIDPRLLQISPSGSSSLNNMAGFGQEGRLADPLRADPSRKGSVVNVNPVNTRPPSDTPEIRKYKKRFNSEILCAALWGVNLLVGTESGLMLLDRSGQGKVYPLISRRRIQQMDVLEGLNVLVTISGKKNKLRVYYLSWLRNKILHNDPEVEKKQGWVNVGDLEGCVHYKVVKYERIKFLVLALKNAVEVYAWAPKPYHKFMAFKSFGDLVHKPLLVDLTVEEGQRLKVIYGSCSGFHAVDVDSGAVYDIYLPTHIQTHIQCHAIIILPNTDGIELLVCYEDEGVYVNTYGRITKDVVLQWGEMPTSVAYIRSNQIMGWGEKAIEIRSVETGHLDGVFMHKRAQRLKFLCERNDKVFFASVRQGGASQVYFMTLGRTSLMSW, encoded by the exons gatgaagaggaggaaatTAAACTGGAGATCAATATGCTGAAGAAGTATTCCCACCACAGAAACATAGCCACCTACTACGGTGCTTTCATTAAGAAGAGCCCCCCGGGACATGATGACCAGCTCTGG TTGGTGATGGAGTTCTGCGGAGCTGGTTCCATCACAGATCTGGTGAAGAACACCAAGGGGAACCAGCTGAAGGAGGACTGGATCGCTTACATCTCCCGAGAGATTCTTCGA GGTCTCGCCCACTTGCACGCCCACCACGTCATCCACCGCGACATTAAAGGCCAGAACGTCCTGCTGACCGAGAACGCTGAAGTTAAACTGG TGGACTTTGGCGTGAGTGCCCAGCTGGATCGGACAGTGGGGAGGAGGAACACCTTCATCGGGACTCCGTATTGGATGGCTCCGGAGGTCATTGCTTGTGACGAGAACCCCGACGCTACTTATGATTACAGA AGTGATCTCTGGTCTTGTGGCATCACCGCGATCGAAATGGCAGAGGGAGCCCCAC CACTTTGTGACATGCACCCCATGCGTGCGCTGTTCCTTATTCCAAGAAACCCTCCTCCTAGACTCAAATCAAAAAAATG GTCCAAAAAGTTCTTTAGTTTCATCGAGGGCTGCCTGGTGAAGAACTACACGCAGCGACCCCCGACGGAGCAGCTGCTCAAGCATCCCTTCATCCGAGACCAGCCCAACGAGAGGCAAGTTCGGATACAGCTCAAGGACCACATCGACCGGACCAAGAAGAAGAGGGGCGAGAAGG ATGAGACAGAGTACGAATACAGCGGCagcgaggatgaggaggaggatccCCCAGAGCAGGAAGGAGAGCCGAG CTCCATCGTCAATGTGCCGGGCGAGTCGACTCTGCGCCGTGACTTCATCCGCCTCCAGCAGGAGAACAAGGAGCGGTCGGAGGCGCTGCGtcaccagcagctcctgcaggagcagcagctccgGGAGCAGGAGGAGTACAAGCGGCAGCTACTGGCCGAGAGGCAGAAACGCATCGAGCAACAGAAGGAGCAAAGGAGGCGGCTGGAGGAG CAACAGAGACGTGAACGTGAAATGAGGAGACAACAAGAGCGCGAGCAGCGCCGCCGCGAGCAGGAGGAGAAGAGGCGTATGGAGGAGATGGATCGTAGACGTAAAGAAGAGGAGGAACGTAGGCGTGCCGAGGATGAGAAGAGAAGGAACGACCGTGAGCAG GAATACATCCGACgccagctggaggaggagcagcgACACCTTGAGAAACTGCAGGAGCAGCTGCTGCGTGAACAAGCCATGCTGCTG GCGGACGAGCGCTACCGTAAGAACATTCAGGGCTCCCCCCAGATTGCCCCTCCTAACAAGCAGCCCCCTCTGCCTCCCCGCTCCTCTGAACCGTACCCCAACGGCGGCCCCTCCGAGGCCTCCGCCATGCACCGGCCCATGGAACCCCAG GTCCAGTGGTCACACCTGGCCGCTCTAAAGAGCAGCAACAGCGCcgccccctctcctcctccgcccGTCGTCTCCCGTTCCCAGTCCTTCAGCGAGTCCGGCGGTGTGACCTCTAACTTTGTACAGCTCCACCTGCGTTCCCAGGACccccaccatcctcaccacccaTCGCCCGCACGCACTGACTCCCAACCCCAACCTCCCCACCACCACCCTCAGGCCCAGAATAGGCTGGAACACCAGACCAGCATTGAGGAGGTTCCTCCCAAG GTACCAGTGAGGACAACATCCAGGTCTCCTGTGATGTCACGACGGGAGTCGCCCCTGCCTTCACAGCCCAGCGGCCAGAGGAGCGCTGGCGG CATCGTGGATCAGCGCCCCTTGTGGGACCGAGTGGAGAAGCTGCAGTCTCGGCCCGGCAGCGGCAGCTCGTCCGGCTCCTCCAACTCCAACTCTCAGGCCAGCCCCGGCGACCGCTTCAGGCCACGCTGTGAGTCTCCCG cttCATCTAAATCTGAAGGATCACCTCTTCAGCGGCCTGAAAACCTCCCGAAAAAACAAGATGAGAAGTCCAGGCCGACGCGACCAGCT GACCTGACGGCTCTGGCCAAGGAGCTGCGAGCGGTGGACGACGTGCCACGACCCCACAAGGTGACGGACTACTCCTCCTCGAGCGACGACTCGGGCACCACGGACGAGGAGGACGACGAAGAGGTGGACCAGGAGCCGGGAGACGACTCCACCTCCGGAGCTGAGGACTCCAGAGCCGG GAGGCTGAGTAATGGAGAGACAGAATCTGTTAAGACCATGCTGGTGGAAGACTCGGAGAGCGACCAGGCCATTACACCCTCCAAGGATGGCACTCTGGTCATCAGACAG TCGCAGTCGGAGAGCAACTCCATGTCCAAACACAAGTCTTCCTCTTCGTTCACTCCCTTCATCGACCCACGCCTCCTCCAGATATCTCCATCCGGCAGCAGCTCCCTCAACAACATGG CAGGATTCGGACAAGAAGGGCGGCTCGCAGACCCACTCAGGGCCGACCCGTCCCGCAAAGGCTCCGTGGTCAACGTCAACCCGGTCAACACTCGTCCGCCGAGCGACACTCCAGAGATTCGCAAGTACAAGAAGAGGTTCAACTCTGAGATCCTGTGCGCAGCTCTGTGGG GAGTGAACCTGCTGGTGGGGACTGAGAGCGGGCTGATGCTGTTGGACCGGAGCGGCCAGGGGAAGGTTTACCCCCTCATCAGCCGACGGCGCATCCAGCAGATGGACGTCCTGGAGGGACTCAACGTCCTGGTCACCATATCAG GTAAAAAGAACAAGTTGAGGGTATATTACCTGTCGTGGCTTCGAAACAAGATTTTGCACAACGACCCTGAAGTGGAGAAGAAGCAGGGCTGGGTCAACGTGGGCGACCTGGAGGGATGCGTCCACTACAAAGTTG TGAAGTACGAGAGGATTAAGTTCTTGGTTCTGGCCTTGAAGAACGCTGTGGAGGTGTACGCGTGGGCTCCCAAGCCCTACCACAAGTTCATGGCCTTCAAG TCTTTCGGTGATCTGGTGCACAAGCCGCTGCTGGTGGACCTGACCGTGGAGGAAGGCCAGAGGTTAAAGGTGATCTATGGTTCCTGCTCGGGCTTCCACGCCGTGGATGTGGACTCCGGTGCCGTCTACGACATCTACTTACCCACACAT ATCCAGACCCACATTCAGTGCCACGCCATCATCATCCTGCCCAACACGGACGGCATCGAGCTGCTGGTGTGTTACGAGGACGAGGGCGTCTACGTCAACACCTACGGGCGCATCACCAAGGACGTGGTGCTGCAGTGGGGGGAAATGCCGACTTCAGTGG CCTACATTAGGTCAAACCAGATAATGGGCTGGGGTGAGAAGGCCATAGAGATCCGCTCCGTGGAGACGGGCCACCTGGACGGTGTCTTCATGCACAAGAGGGCCCAGAGACTCAAATTCCTCTGCGAGAGGAACGACAAG GTCTTCTTCGCCTCTGTGCGTCAAGGAGGGGCCAGCCAAGTCTATTTTATGACCCTGGGCCGCACCTCCCTCATGAGCTGGTAG